A single genomic interval of Corylus avellana chromosome ca10, CavTom2PMs-1.0 harbors:
- the LOC132164772 gene encoding uncharacterized protein LOC132164772, whose protein sequence is MSPLSKRYLFAYNSLQALGWAFALSRILSSFVFTKSIHGAYASAGELIWLLEAFQFLEVVHAAIGIVPSGVWTTFIQWEGRIIFLLAVHQIDEVQELPTIFTTLVAWSLAEIIRYPHYALNCIGKCPSWMTYLRYSAFTVLYPIGIPGEMWLAYQALPFIKKKDLLFSGLPFSYYSYHKLHLLCCPYPNLKLYQHMLKQRRSKLGKLHKKEKI, encoded by the exons ATGTCTCCACTCTCCAAACGCTATCTCTTCGCTTACAATTCTCTGCAGGCCCTCGGATG GGCATTTGCTCTCTCAAGAATTTTGAGCAGCTTTGTATTCACCAAGTCTATTCATGGAGCTTACGCTTCGGCCGGAGAGCTAATCT GGTTGCTGGAAGCATTTCAATTCTTGGAAGTTGTACATGCAGCCATTG GTATTGTGCCAAGTGGAGTGTGGACTACCTTTATCCAATGGGAAGGAaggattatttttcttttagcgGTTCATCAAATCGATGAG GTCCAAGAGTTGCCAACAATTTTCACGACTCTTGTTGCTTGGAGCCTAGCTGAG ATAATTAGGTATCCACATTATGCGTTGAACTGCATAGGAAAATGTCCATCTTGGATGACCTATCTCAG GTACTCTGCATTCACTGTGCTGTATCCTATTGGAATCCCTGGTGAAA TGTGGCTCGCATACCAAGCACTTCCATTTATAAAGAAGAAGGATCTTCTTTTTAGTGGCCTTCCCTTCAGCTATTATAGTTATCATAAG CTTCATCTTCTCTGTTGCCCTTACCCAAATTTAAAGCTTTACCAGCATATGCTGAAGCAACGGAGGTCAAAACTCGGAAAACTCCataaaaaggagaaaatttGA
- the LOC132163579 gene encoding uncharacterized protein LOC132163579, giving the protein MSPPSIHYLFAYNSLQALGWAFALSRILSSFVITKSFHGAYASAGELICLLQTVAFLEVVHAAIGIVPSGVVNTLMQWGGRVHFLLVVVRQIDEVQELPSVFITFVAWSLTEVIRYPHYALNCIGNCPSWITYLRYTAFIMLYPTGLVPGEMWLMYQALEFIKKKHLHEDLFNGLPFSYYNFLKVLLLCYPFLGLKLYLHMFKQRRSKLGKHHKKKRI; this is encoded by the exons ATGTCTCCGCCGTCCATCCACTATCTGTTCGCTTACAATTCTCTGCAGGCCCTCGGATG GGCATTTGCTCTCTCTAGAATTTTGAGCAGCTTTGTAATCACCAAGTCTTTTCATGGAGCTTACGCTTCGGCTGGAGAGCTAATCT GTTTGCTGCAAACAGTTGCATTCTTGGAAGTTGTACATGCGGCCATTG GTATTGTGCCAAGTGGAGTGGTGAATACCCTGATGCAATGGGGAGGAAGGGTTCATTTTCTGTTGGTGGTTGTTCGCCAAATCGATGAG GTCCAAGAGTTGCCATCAGTTTTCATAACTTTTGTTGCTTGGAGCCTAACTGAG GTAATTAGGTATCCGCATTATGCTTTGAACTGCATAGGAAATTGTCCATCGTGGATTACCTATCTcag GTACACTGCATTCATTATGCTGTATCCTACAGGACTTGTCCCTGGTGAAA TGTGGCTCATGTACCAAGCACTTGAATTTATAAAGAAGAAGCATCTCCATGAAGATTTATTTAATGGCCTTCCCTTCAGCTATTATAATTTTCTCAAG gttctTCTTCTCTGCTACCCTTTCCTAGGTTTAAAGCTTTACCTGCATATGTTTAAGCAACGGAGGTCAAAACTTGGAAAACAccataaaaagaagagaatttga
- the LOC132164112 gene encoding aquaporin TIP1-2-like, with the protein MPISQIAVGSPAEFGDSGALKAALAEFISVLIFVFAGEGSGVAFNKLTDNGSTTPAGLVSAALAHGFGLFVAVSIGANISGGHVNPAVTFGAFLGGHISLIRGLLYWIAQLLGSVVACLLLKFSTGGLEISAFSLSSDVSVWNAVVFEIVMTFGLVYTVYATAVDPKKGNIGIIAPIAIGLIVGANILAGGAFDGASMNPAVSFGPAVVSWSWDNHWVYWVGPLIGSAIAAIVYELFFISPNTHEPLPTTDF; encoded by the exons ATGCCGATTTCCCAAATTGCCGTTGGAAGTCCAGCCGAGTTTGGCGATTCCGGTGCTCTCAAAGCGGCACTGGCTGAGTTCATCTCGGTGCTCATTTTTGTGTTTGCCGGTGAAGGCTCTGGGGTGGCTTTCA ACAAGCTGACGGATAATGGCTCGACAACGCCGGCCGGCCTTGTATCCGCAGCCTTGGCTCATGGATTTGGACTGTTCGTGGCGGTGTCAATCGGTGCAAACATTTCCGGCGGGCACGTGAACCCCGCCGTTACATTCGGCGCCTTCCTCGGTGGGCACATCTCACTCATTAGGGGTCTTCTGTACTGGATCGCCCAGCTTCTTGGATCGGTGGTTGCTTGCTTGCTTCTCAAGTTTTCCACCGGTGGACTG GAAATTTCGGCGTTCTCTTTATCTTCTGATGTGAGTGTGTGGAATGCGGTGGTGTTTGAGATAGTGATGACATTTGGGTTGGTGTACACGGTGTACGCCACAGCCGTGGACCCAAAGAAGGGTAATATAGGGATAATTGCACCCATTGCCATTGGTTTGATAGTGGGCGCCAACATTTTAGCCGGCGGTGCGTTTGACGGTGCATCCATGAACCCAGCAGTCTCCTTCGGCCCTGCTGTGGTCAGTTGGTCATGGGACAACCACTGGGTCTACTGGGTCGGCCCACTCATTGGTTCCGCCATCGCCGCCATCGTCTACGAGCTCTTCTTCATCAGCCCAAACACCCATGAACCACTCCCTACCACAGATTTCTAA